The Lactuca sativa cultivar Salinas chromosome 2, Lsat_Salinas_v11, whole genome shotgun sequence genome includes the window TCATCGTCCATACAAGCAAGCTTGATGTTGTCTCTTGTCCAGCAAAGTAAAAAAGCTTACACTCTTCAATAACTTCATCAATAGTCATTCCATGATTCTTGTTTTGGTGTTGCTCAACCTCTTTAATATTAGATTCAAGCATAATTCCTAACAAATCACCATTGTTACCTTCTCCAGCCTTCATCGCCTTGAGCTTGTTGTTAATGATACCTCTTATAGAATGCTTTACTTTTATATCAATAACATTCATCTGTATGTTCCTCTTTGTTGGAAAAAACCTATGCATAAATCGTAGTATAAACAATTAAGTTTACTTATATTTACTTTTCTATTTTGGGTAATCTCAAAAATAACCAGAATAGGAggtatataataaaaaattgtcCACATTTtcaacatataacacaaaatacccTCTCATTTCTCACTATGGAATTTGCATATTGCCAAATTCTTTCATTATTaaatatcccaatcacaaaaagCCTTAAAGgaatttgcattttttttttttttttgtaaaaagacTTCATCATTTCACAAAGCATGTCATTTTGCAAATATGATAGTAATttcccaaaacacacacacaccaatTTTTTAGGTATTTTATCGTGGTCGCCACTCATAAAAGCATAATTTATAAACAGCTAGCTTTACCTAGATCCGGGGATGTAAAGTGATTGTAGTGCCTCCATTGTAAGTACACCTTGTTCTTTTATGAGCTCAAATATCTTAATTCCTTCTTCATAATTACTCCCAAATGCGGTTCTTGATATAACGTCACTTGTTAAAGCTTGAAGATCAGGCCAAATATCAATCTCACATGATCCCTTTGATGAAACCAACTTCTCCCATTTTCCAAGCATTTCACCACCACTTAACTGGAAAGCTGGTACCATATTCTGGATACATAATATAGGTAACATTGATAAGGCGTATAAATTTAATAACACAACTTAAAAAAGGGTTTATCACTAAATTGAAATGACCAAAATGGATTAAGCATAATGTCTTTTTTTCCAAACGTCTTTATGAATGGTCCCTACTAGAAAAACTAATAAAGATTGTGATTATTTTTCAGAATGAGATCATCATTTGGCAAAAAAATGAGTTTGATCCATTTTGAGAAATGACTAATCGTATTGTGATATTTGCTAAAAAAGTGATCATTGTAAGATCGGGTCTCACCCAATTTGGTCATCTTAGTAATTATCCATTAGAAAAATAAACTGTAGTTACCAAAGTACCTTTAGCTTCTCCATATGAAAAGCGGGATTGATTAGTTTCCTATGTTTAGTCCACTGATCGCCTTCGTATGTCACTAATCCGGTTGCTATTAACCTAGCCATTGGATTAGATCTCGGCTTTTTAAAGTCATTTAATTTTACAAATACATCTTTAATGAGCTCAGGGTCCATAATAGTCACTCTTGGTTTCCATCCCATCCATGTGATGTAATTTTTACCTGCACAAGGAATAATTCcaattataacttatatacaaacTAATATATCTTATTACTGCAACTGCTAAAAAGAAGCTAAATTTATGCCCAAAATTAATTACCAATTCCGTTTTTATATTAAATGTTTTAATGTTTGATTGGAATGACAACCTTAAAGTCAAGGGGTGTCCAgagtaaaattttaatatttttataccaTTTAATTTATATACAAGATTTAGATTGGATATTCATGCCAAGTGTGCTCCATGCACCCCTCTTGGAGCCATGTAAATCTGCCATTGTTCATCCCTCATAAAATCCGACGCCACACGATTGTTTATTTTGTTAGGCCAATTAGAGCATCCACAATTGACTATGATTTGATACAAATTAGGTGGTAGGGATTGTGCACTTATATTAGGGAAGGTGGATCCTCTACACGATGAATGACATGTTACAATCATGAGACCACACCTCCTTGTGGGGTCAAGGGGTAGATAACATTTCGATCAAGTTGAAAGGAAGACCATGAACCAAAATGCAGTGTAGAAAAGCAAAAAATCTTTCCTACTTCATAGCTATTTAGAGCTAACAGGATAGAATAGTATAATGGGATGAATTCGAATGTCTTGAAGATCCTTATGATTTTTTTCACTAAGTCTAAGATTACAAAGACTAGATGTAAAGAATAGATGTAAGACCCATATTTTATAtgggttaattaaaaataatttaatatgaaaagaaaaaaaactgtatttattgcaatttatgtTCACATTCATTACACTTAATACACTATATGTATAGATAGAAAAAGTATGTGGCTTTTtagttttaaaatttgaaaaaaaaaaaaaaaaaaaaaaaaaaaaaaaaaaaaaaacaaaaaacattcatatgtggatattatttatttgaaaaatactaccaaaaaaataatcataagaaagaaaaaagaaaaaaatgtggCTTTTTGGTTGGttgttaacaaaaataaataaataaataaaagaaataaaacttGCTTATTTATTTACCTATTTTATACAACATTTGTCAATATTTTACAATTATCTAaccaattaaaaagaaaaaacaaaattaaGTTACCAAAAAAAAATTACGGTTTGCACATAACTTTTTCTTTAAGGGATTAAAAAAGTGCATGGTCTTCATCATGTTGTTCGACTTACAACTTACAAGTTATGAACTGTAAAGGGCTCACATTCATAAGTGTGAGAAATTTAAAAGTCATAAAAGTATTCACGCTTGTAGCTATTAAAAGAGAACTGTTCACGCTCAGGGCCGGTCCTgacggtgggcaacccgggcgaccgcccagggcccacgactctaaggggcccaaaatttctcaaatatataatatttatacatacataaaaaataaattttgtgtATATGTCTTCTAAAGGCCCAATTACAAAATTAACATAACTTTAGCCCAATGAAATAACCTCTTTTTGTCTAGACTTTggaactctttttgaagtaacgTTAAGCAAACACTACCGTTTAGGGCGTCTTACAAGAATCTTTATCAAGCGGGAACCAATTAATCTAATTGACACCTCGTGAATCCTAATTATTGCCTCGTGAATCAACATCAGAATAATGATTCATAATCAGTTATGTCGTGTGACTTCTTCCCTTCTCGTAGTCTCTTACCAGCCTTCAGATTATAATCACTTATGTCGATTGAATGCAAAATTGCAAAGCACCCGACGAATGAGATAAAAACCATAAGGTTAGCTAtagatttttttgtttgttttttttcctCTGATTCTTTTGTTTCTCATTCTGATTTGATTTCTTATTCATGCTccttatagtttttatttttttatttttttattttttttgtgtatCTGTGTCTCAGATTGCTAGATTGCTGGAGACTAGACTATCAATTCTTTATAGATTCTACCtacttttcatattttttttacttaACAAGATAATTTCTTTGTAGATATCTGATTCAGAACTCAAAATTTTAATCCCAATCCTAATTAATCTGATTTTTAGTGTTGTTTCTAATTTTATTTTGTATTCATATTCCCGATTCCTGGTCCTGGTATCTAATCAAATATTAAAAGCttatactttttttttctcaGATTTCTTGAGACTTAACTTTATATCTTCTATCtactttttagatttttttactTAAGAAGGTAATATATTTATTGATATATGATTCAGAATTCAAAACTTTAAATCCAGTTTTAAATTCAGATGTTTGATTGTttgtatttgattttattttgcaGTTGCACCTTGatttaaattaaatatgatattaggCTTCTACAACTTTAAGACAGAAATCATATATCAAAAATCAGATGTAATCTTTTCCCATAAGTAGATAGTGTTTACCTATTGACAATCTACaatgttttctaaaaaacaaTTATTTAGAAGCCAAAAAAGGAAGAAACGAAATATTTATGATGCCTTCAATCAAACTTATAAAGGATCtatacataatttttttaaacCATCGAGTTCATCTagtttgaatgaaaatgatactagtttgaatgaaaatgatactaGTTTGAATGCAGAAAAACTAATTTGAATTAAAATGATAGTAATTTCTCTTTTAGGTAATGTTGTGGTTATACTTATGTTTCTAATATTAATAGTGATTTTGTGGACTTTGTAACGAcatgtttatttttaaattaaattaaattttatttattattctgAGGGTCCATTTTTTCTTTTTGTCCTGAGCCCACAATACATTTGGACCGGCCCTGTTCACGCTTAATTATGCATGcaaaaatacaaaattttatCTAAACTAATTGATGGTCTATGTAAATTGTGAAGCCAGCTAGTTTAATTCGaggtttaaattttaatattatcatgatttttaaatcTATAAGTTCCAAAATTAGTGAAGAAATGGTGATGTGGACTCTTTATTTGTAACATTATTAATTTGGGCGGTGTAACATCCGTCATCACTCATCAACATATAATCGTGCCACTTGTTATCCTTATTGACTTATTGTGTTAGATATATAGACCATACATAGTTCTGTAGTATAAAGAATTGATAACGACCCATAACAAGAACTAGAGATATATTTCacgaaaaaaaaaatatggtcttaattaaaaataaaacacttTAATTATCTATCAAATcttaatattatgtttaattatcagCCCCATATACGTAGGATaaccaaaacaaaataaaatatcttACACATTAATTCCCCTAAAGCTTCAAAGTACCAACCTATGAACAGACAAAGAAAACCCATGACTATCACTAGTTTGGTTTATATAAGATAATTGACACTCCCACTATACTCAAAAGATCATGAACATCAATCCAATTTTCATTTATAACATGAACAAATTGCAAAAGTTTCATCTTTTTGTTTCATACTCTATTTAATGAATTGAAGAAACTAACCATGTTTTTGCAGAGAATGAAGGGAGAAAGCCGTAACACGTGCGAGAACACCATCATCGTCATCCAAACTTATAGGCTTAGATCTTGATTCTTGGAACATCATAGAAAGCTCTTTCATGTCCCCATACAAAAATCTGTATTTGTTTCCATTGAAACCTTGATTCCGCAGGTGCTTTTCAAGCTTTTTTGGTCTCAACCACAAAATATTTACCAACTTCCATGCGCATAGTACAACTGCTATAACACATGAGATTGCCACTGTGTTTGTTACTGCGTCCATATTGTTTCTTCACTTTCCAAAAGTATGATAGAGGAAGGAAGCCTCTAGCTATTACAGGGGTGtgggggtatatatatatatatatatatatatatatatatatatatatatatatatatatatatatatatatatatatatatatatatatatatatatatattttgatgaACAACAAATgtatcaataaataaataaaaaataatatgattcagAAAGCAATTTCCTAAAAAACATCTAGATGATTCATTTTTACGATAAAGTTGTTGATATTTAAAATTGTCTTTTATGAGCatttttaatttgtttaaaaataaatcataaaaatgttCTTTTGAGAAAATTTTTATTgtgaattattatttattttgtttttttactaaaaaaatatgtatttaaatacctttatatttttctatcaaaatttatattttttgtttgaaTAAT containing:
- the LOC111916049 gene encoding cytochrome P450 CYP72A219, whose amino-acid sequence is MDAVTNTVAISCVIAVVLCAWKLVNILWLRPKKLEKHLRNQGFNGNKYRFLYGDMKELSMMFQESRSKPISLDDDDGVLARVTAFSLHSLQKHGKNYITWMGWKPRVTIMDPELIKDVFVKLNDFKKPRSNPMARLIATGLVTYEGDQWTKHRKLINPAFHMEKLKNMVPAFQLSGGEMLGKWEKLVSSKGSCEIDIWPDLQALTSDVISRTAFGSNYEEGIKIFELIKEQGVLTMEALQSLYIPGSRFFPTKRNIQMNVIDIKVKHSIRGIINNKLKAMKAGEGNNGDLLGIMLESNIKEVEQHQNKNHGMTIDEVIEECKLFYFAGQETTSSLLVWTMILLSKHQEWQSRAREEVLNVFGDKNMDLDGLNHLKVVNMIFHEVLRLYPPVVGLARRVDKEITLGEFSLPSGILIGLPIMLIHYDEECWGSDAKKFNPDRFSEGISKATKNQVIFLPFGWGPRICVGQNFALLEAKIALAMILQKFSFELSPSYVHAPHTVLTLQPQHGAHLILHKL